One segment of Nostoc piscinale CENA21 DNA contains the following:
- a CDS encoding hybrid sensor histidine kinase/response regulator — MDTQPTILVIDDEPDNFDVVETLLDSENYQLHYAPDGQQALSRLDSFQPDLILLDVMMPDLDGMEVCKRIKSQPKWQAVPIIMVTALTAKEDLARCLATGADDFISKPVNGVELRARVNSMLRIKQQYDSLQLLLKLREDMVNMIVHDLRNPLASIVLGAEMLKFPGLSQQQQQGKVEQVLLAGQQLQSLIDSLLLMAKLESGKMVLNYSPVDLHSLCKSALSDVEAIAAQKKITLMSELPEPGDTIEIDALMFRRVLDNLFTNAIKFSPSNSQVTLRAEYLPTGGAKLQVIDSGKGVSEDLRKIIFEKYEVGTLMPEVTQIGLGLAFCKMAIEAHCGTISIENNQSRGSIFTVII; from the coding sequence ATGGATACTCAACCCACTATTTTAGTCATTGATGATGAACCGGATAACTTTGATGTTGTTGAAACTTTGCTGGATAGTGAAAACTACCAGTTACACTATGCTCCTGATGGTCAACAAGCCCTAAGTCGGCTTGATAGTTTTCAGCCTGATCTAATTCTGCTCGATGTGATGATGCCTGATCTGGATGGAATGGAAGTCTGCAAACGCATCAAGTCCCAACCCAAGTGGCAAGCAGTACCAATTATTATGGTGACGGCATTAACAGCTAAAGAAGATTTAGCTCGATGTCTGGCTACAGGTGCAGATGACTTTATTAGTAAACCCGTTAATGGTGTAGAATTACGCGCCAGAGTTAATTCCATGTTGCGGATTAAGCAGCAGTATGACAGCCTGCAATTATTGCTCAAACTGCGCGAAGACATGGTAAACATGATTGTCCATGATTTGCGAAATCCACTGGCTAGTATTGTTTTAGGGGCTGAGATGCTGAAATTTCCTGGCTTATCTCAACAACAGCAACAAGGCAAAGTCGAGCAAGTTTTACTGGCTGGACAACAACTCCAATCTTTAATTGATAGCTTGTTGCTGATGGCGAAGCTGGAATCAGGCAAAATGGTTCTCAATTACAGTCCAGTCGATTTACATTCTTTGTGTAAGTCAGCATTATCTGATGTCGAAGCGATCGCCGCCCAAAAGAAAATCACCTTGATGAGTGAATTACCAGAACCAGGCGACACAATTGAAATCGATGCTTTAATGTTCCGTCGTGTTTTAGATAATTTATTCACTAATGCCATTAAGTTTTCCCCATCCAACTCGCAAGTTACTTTGCGTGCTGAATATTTACCAACTGGCGGGGCAAAATTACAAGTCATCGATTCTGGTAAAGGCGTTTCTGAAGATTTACGCAAAATTATTTTTGAAAAATATGAAGTAGGCACTCTAATGCCCGAAGTTACACAAATTGGCTTAGGATTAGCTTTTTGTAAAATGGCAATTGAAGCACATTGCGGCACAATTAGCATTGAAAATAATCAATCTAGGGGTAGTATCTTTACAGTCATAATTTAA
- a CDS encoding PAS domain-containing hybrid sensor histidine kinase/response regulator: MQFFLVDSSTLLTLDCNRRAVELFEAADKTELININGQTLQRQPFTLQETEAIMAEMESQGVWSREIEYVTLKGKIFWGNAAAKPITVAGRTMNIVRITDISDRKQAQEALAKYAHEVEDLYNNAPCGYHSLDQEGRFIKVNETELQWLGYSRAEMIDQPLVNFFTTDSRLAFEQNYPHFKQQGWVKDLEYEMVCKDGTVLPVLINATAVKDADGNYLYNRATLFDIRDRKQAEEELRETNKQLLNTNIELARATRLKDEFLANMSHELRTPLNAILGMSEGLQENVFGLLNERQVKAIATIERSGRHLLELINDILDLSKIESGKLELQLSDVSVRSLCDASLTFVKQMALKKNIRLNTYIDGNINSIQVDERRLRQVLINLLSNAVKFTPEGGSVTIEVRQETTEITSATNNAHLCFHVIDTGIGIASEEIGKLFQPFVQLDSSLNRHYNGTGLGLALVQRIVTLHGGTVSVSSKVGEGSCFTVRVPCHTSEHIVTTPITAPLPSHSWPAENAQVLIVEDSVAAADQITRYFQEMGIQPITYPQGEGAVEEVLRVQPALVILDLQLPNLSGWDVLHQLKTHPQTQNIPVIIFSVVDERPKGLAQGAFEYLVKPITREQLQATINKLRNSPVSAAQNLNLSSEAALANPVILLVEDNQANIDTMSGYLASRGYDLIFANNGQQAIDLVKVQRPDLIVMDIQMPGMDGLEAMRRIRGDQPFVNIPMIALTALAMPGDRETCLAAGANEYLTKPVKLKQLVVTIQKLLER; the protein is encoded by the coding sequence ATGCAATTTTTTTTAGTTGATTCGTCAACGCTACTCACCTTAGATTGTAATCGTCGGGCAGTGGAATTATTTGAAGCGGCTGACAAAACTGAATTAATTAATATCAATGGTCAGACACTCCAGCGCCAACCATTCACTCTTCAGGAAACAGAGGCGATTATGGCAGAAATGGAGTCGCAAGGAGTCTGGAGCCGCGAAATTGAATATGTGACCTTAAAAGGCAAGATTTTTTGGGGAAACGCTGCCGCCAAACCAATTACTGTCGCCGGACGTACGATGAATATAGTGCGGATAACTGATATTAGCGATCGCAAACAAGCCCAAGAAGCCCTGGCGAAATATGCCCATGAAGTTGAAGACTTATACAATAATGCTCCTTGTGGTTATCATTCCCTAGATCAAGAAGGTCGATTTATTAAAGTTAACGAGACAGAATTGCAATGGTTGGGTTACAGCCGTGCAGAAATGATTGATCAACCCTTGGTCAACTTCTTTACCACAGATAGTCGCTTGGCCTTTGAGCAGAACTATCCCCACTTCAAACAGCAGGGTTGGGTTAAAGATTTAGAGTATGAAATGGTGTGTAAAGATGGCACAGTTTTGCCAGTTTTGATTAACGCCACAGCGGTGAAAGATGCTGATGGCAATTATTTATATAATCGTGCCACCTTATTTGATATTCGCGATCGCAAACAAGCCGAAGAAGAACTACGAGAAACTAATAAGCAACTGCTGAACACTAACATTGAACTGGCTCGCGCCACACGTCTCAAAGACGAATTTCTCGCCAACATGAGCCATGAATTGCGAACACCCCTGAATGCGATTTTGGGGATGTCGGAGGGTTTACAAGAAAATGTGTTTGGCTTACTAAATGAGCGTCAAGTCAAAGCGATCGCTACCATTGAACGCAGTGGCAGACATTTACTCGAACTAATCAATGACATCCTCGACTTATCAAAAATCGAGTCTGGCAAACTGGAATTGCAATTAAGTGATGTTTCCGTCAGAAGTTTGTGTGATGCCAGTCTCACCTTTGTCAAACAAATGGCGTTAAAAAAGAATATCCGCCTCAATACTTACATTGATGGCAATATCAACAGCATCCAAGTAGATGAGCGTCGTCTACGTCAAGTACTGATCAACCTACTAAGCAATGCAGTCAAATTCACCCCAGAAGGAGGTTCTGTCACCATTGAAGTTCGGCAGGAAACAACAGAAATCACATCAGCCACAAATAATGCCCATCTGTGCTTTCATGTGATTGATACTGGCATTGGCATTGCCTCAGAAGAAATTGGCAAACTGTTTCAGCCCTTCGTTCAGCTTGACAGTAGTCTGAACCGCCATTACAATGGCACAGGTTTAGGTTTGGCATTAGTGCAGCGCATTGTCACGCTGCATGGAGGAACAGTTTCAGTTAGCAGTAAAGTTGGCGAAGGAAGTTGTTTTACTGTCCGCGTTCCCTGCCATACCAGTGAGCATATAGTTACAACACCAATTACGGCTCCATTACCCAGCCATAGCTGGCCTGCTGAGAATGCTCAGGTTTTAATTGTCGAAGATTCTGTTGCAGCAGCAGACCAAATTACTCGCTACTTCCAGGAAATGGGAATCCAACCCATTACCTATCCCCAAGGCGAAGGAGCGGTAGAAGAAGTGCTACGGGTTCAGCCTGCCCTAGTCATCTTGGATTTGCAACTACCTAACCTATCAGGTTGGGATGTGCTTCATCAACTCAAGACTCATCCCCAAACTCAAAATATTCCCGTGATTATCTTTTCTGTAGTTGATGAGCGCCCTAAAGGACTAGCTCAGGGTGCATTTGAATATTTAGTGAAACCGATTACCCGCGAGCAACTCCAGGCAACTATCAACAAACTGCGAAATTCTCCTGTTTCGGCAGCCCAAAATCTCAATTTATCGTCAGAAGCAGCTTTAGCAAATCCTGTGATTTTGCTGGTAGAAGATAATCAAGCAAATATTGATACGATGTCTGGTTATCTGGCTAGTCGTGGTTATGATTTGATTTTTGCCAACAATGGACAACAAGCTATTGATCTGGTGAAAGTTCAACGCCCTGACTTAATTGTGATGGATATTCAAATGCCGGGAATGGATGGCTTAGAGGCTATGCGTCGCATCCGTGGTGATCAGCCGTTTGTGAATATCCCGATGATTGCGCTGACAGCTTTAGCTATGCCAGGCGATCGCGAAACTTGTTTAGCTGCTGGAGCAAATGAATATTTAACTAAACCTGTAAAACTTAAACAACTTGTAGTCACAATTCAAAAACTTTTAGAAAGATAG